Part of the Caldanaerobius fijiensis DSM 17918 genome is shown below.
GCTGCTAAGAAATTTAAATTGAGAATAAAAGATGCTGTTTTCTATGTTCATGGTGTTGGGCTTGATGTCGATAAATATTTTATAGATGATGAAAATAGACGAAAAGAGTTGAGAGAAAAATTTGGTTTTAACGACAGAGATATAGTAATATTAACTGTTGCAGAGTTAAATGCGAATAAGAATCATAAACAGATTATAGATTCATTGGTAATTTTGAAGAATTATGATAATATATATTATCTAATTGTAGGTTTAGGAAAATATGAAAGTTATTTAAGAGAATATATACATGATAAAGGATTAGACAATAAAGTTAAATTATTAGGTTTTAGACGAGATATACCTGAGTTATTATGTATTTCAGATGTATTTGCTTTGACATCGATGAGGGAGGGCTTACCTCGATGCATTATGGAGGCAATGGCGGCAGGGAAACCAGTTATAGCTACAAATGTAAGAGGCAACAGGGATCTGGTCAAAGATGGTATTAACGGATATTTAGTACCTATTAATGATGTGAATGCTACCGTTGGAGCTATTAAAAGATTAGTTCAAGACAAAGATTTGAGAGCAAAAATGGGAGATGAAGGGAGAAAAATCATAAAGGATTATTCCATTGACAAGGTATTAAAAGAAATGGATGAGATTTATAGAAGATATTTAAATGCTAAATATGCAATAAATTGAAAGTGGTAATATTGGTTGAAGAAAGTAATAAATTAGGTTAAATACGATTGACCTTTAGTAGAGGTTGTGCCAAATAGCTTTATTAACCAGAAAGTTAGTAGCTTTATCTATTATATTGGAAAAACTTTAGAAGCGTTTATATGTGAATTAGGCCGTATTTGGTCTATAGAAGAAGATATGGAATTTAAAAATTATGGTATTTCATTAGTTAAATGGCTATTAGAATTTTTATATGATCATAGTAACGTCAATGACATAATAGGTGTAATATGTGACTATATAGAAACAATTGTAACTGGTACCAAACCAAAAATCGTGTTTGTCTCCAGGCTTAGAAATAAATTATCTTAAATGCGATGTTATTTCATTTAAAAATATTTGTTGAGGCGATATATAATCCCTAATCATTGTGTAAAAATAGGGATGGAAGA
Proteins encoded:
- a CDS encoding glycosyltransferase family 4 protein, yielding MERNISKVLFIATVECHILNFHIPFIQYFQNKGYEVHVATKLGNRQDELKKLGVVYYNVDFVRSPYSFSNVKALKQLINIMKKNKYSLVHVHTPVGAFLGRLAAIITGTKPVLYTAHGFHFYKGAPIKNWFVYYTMERLVARWTDGLITMNDEDYNAAKKFKLRIKDAVFYVHGVGLDVDKYFIDDENRRKELREKFGFNDRDIVILTVAELNANKNHKQIIDSLVILKNYDNIYYLIVGLGKYESYLREYIHDKGLDNKVKLLGFRRDIPELLCISDVFALTSMREGLPRCIMEAMAAGKPVIATNVRGNRDLVKDGINGYLVPINDVNATVGAIKRLVQDKDLRAKMGDEGRKIIKDYSIDKVLKEMDEIYRRYLNAKYAIN